From a region of the Micromonospora tarapacensis genome:
- a CDS encoding DUF7341 domain-containing protein, which produces MTPSRRRQLLVDDIRAYAAQLTDCYRAHETLYTKTRGGRTKLVGVHTETHDGLLAQLAEIAVHGVTSSTDNPGARPVPQSTPPGHWEALGRGAAIAAEAARWCWDLDLPLRDTTQGNIRQLAAAAGELRIVDDDQVAALCRAMRLWRAQAQALIGWTSEAYRPRATCPILTCGKADTLRVNLARKSAFCLECLSVWDDVDGSINVLAEHIAAQTEARAVTTERIRSGHSGHGGAWLPDHPNGQNDGPGFAGMSESGA; this is translated from the coding sequence GTGACGCCGTCCCGCCGGCGGCAACTGCTCGTCGACGACATCCGCGCCTACGCCGCCCAGCTCACTGACTGCTACCGCGCCCACGAAACCCTCTACACCAAGACCAGAGGCGGCCGGACCAAGCTCGTCGGCGTGCACACCGAGACACACGACGGGCTTCTGGCGCAGCTCGCCGAGATCGCGGTCCACGGCGTCACCTCGTCGACTGACAACCCGGGCGCCCGGCCCGTGCCGCAGTCCACACCACCGGGCCACTGGGAGGCCCTCGGCCGCGGCGCCGCGATCGCCGCCGAGGCCGCCCGGTGGTGCTGGGACCTCGACCTGCCACTGCGCGACACCACCCAGGGCAACATCCGCCAGCTGGCCGCCGCCGCCGGCGAGCTGCGGATCGTGGACGACGACCAGGTCGCCGCGCTGTGCCGGGCGATGCGGCTCTGGCGGGCCCAAGCCCAGGCCCTGATCGGCTGGACCAGCGAGGCCTACCGGCCACGCGCCACGTGCCCGATCCTGACCTGCGGCAAAGCCGACACGCTGCGGGTCAACCTGGCCCGCAAATCGGCGTTCTGCCTCGAGTGTCTGTCGGTGTGGGACGACGTCGACGGCAGCATCAACGTCCTCGCCGAGCACATCGCCGCGCAGACCGAGGCCCGCGCCGTCACCACCGAACGGATCCGATCCGGACACTCCGGCCACGGCGGAGCCTGGCTACCTGATCATCCGAACGGCCAGAACGACGGTCCCGGGTTTGCAGGAATGTCCGAATCCGGTGCATGA
- a CDS encoding helix-turn-helix domain-containing protein, producing the protein MRWNADPDLGPVAYRHPRHYATVTPGPPPAPRDGTRLRRLRREMRMTQGDLARRIGTRPGEIGRWERGDTPVPARVLAALGLTTQTGKDSP; encoded by the coding sequence GTGCGCTGGAACGCCGACCCGGACCTCGGCCCGGTGGCCTACCGTCACCCCCGCCACTACGCCACCGTCACCCCCGGCCCGCCGCCCGCCCCACGCGACGGGACACGGTTGCGGCGACTCCGCCGGGAGATGCGGATGACCCAAGGCGACCTCGCCCGCCGGATCGGCACCCGCCCTGGCGAGATTGGACGGTGGGAACGCGGAGACACTCCCGTACCGGCCCGGGTGCTCGCCGCTCTCGGCCTCACCACCCAGACCGGCAAGGACTCGCCGTGA
- a CDS encoding HNH endonuclease, whose protein sequence is MPYWLESDTFADDPVWDVLAGGRGDRVDALQAASARLKSAASHQLTDGYLTEGTALRYCRGRRQILDLLCTSVLDQAPRLHRPGDECACLGDAPWIDGYAYRIHAFLRRNPSKAEYLRNRAQRADLRDPRLKAMVYDRDGGCCRYCRSGPLSPKAGRARDRRKVLAYDHVDPDQPAGPDGTNLVTVCGRCNEHKGHRTPYEADLPLLPVPTAAERAAWTARGLLLQDPADHRQISDRSATKQRHDSDPDADPITDRPDDPDADPDDTTGADVRPDDGDHQQEQQVPSSGKGPGAGRGGHRADQPGPTRQPTQPIRAPDSPDVYHRRSRAPAGADPYIWPPGSVPATSAQPQEDHHGAP, encoded by the coding sequence ATGCCGTACTGGCTGGAGAGCGACACCTTCGCGGACGACCCGGTCTGGGACGTCCTCGCCGGCGGCCGCGGCGACCGCGTCGACGCGCTGCAGGCCGCCTCCGCCCGCCTCAAGTCCGCCGCGTCGCACCAGCTGACCGACGGCTACCTCACCGAGGGCACCGCACTGCGGTACTGCCGCGGCCGCCGCCAGATCCTCGACCTGCTCTGCACCTCGGTGCTCGACCAGGCCCCCCGGCTGCACCGCCCCGGCGACGAATGCGCCTGCCTCGGTGACGCCCCCTGGATCGACGGCTACGCCTACCGCATCCACGCCTTCCTCCGCCGTAACCCTTCCAAGGCGGAGTATCTGCGGAACCGGGCCCAGCGAGCCGACCTGCGCGACCCGCGGCTCAAGGCGATGGTCTATGACCGCGACGGCGGCTGCTGCCGCTACTGCCGCTCCGGACCGCTGTCCCCGAAGGCCGGCCGCGCCCGGGACCGACGCAAGGTGCTCGCCTACGACCACGTCGACCCGGACCAGCCCGCAGGCCCCGACGGGACCAACCTCGTCACGGTCTGCGGACGCTGCAACGAGCACAAGGGCCACCGCACCCCGTACGAGGCCGACCTGCCCCTCCTGCCGGTCCCCACGGCCGCCGAGCGGGCCGCCTGGACCGCTCGCGGGCTGCTGCTGCAGGACCCCGCCGATCACCGACAGATCAGCGACAGATCAGCGACGAAACAGCGACATGACAGTGATCCGGACGCTGATCCGATCACTGATCGACCAGACGATCCCGACGCCGATCCGGACGACACCACCGGGGCCGACGTGCGCCCTGATGACGGCGATCACCAGCAGGAACAGCAGGTGCCGTCATCCGGGAAGGGGCCCGGGGCGGGTCGGGGCGGGCATCGCGCTGATCAGCCCGGTCCGACCCGCCAACCCACCCAGCCCATCCGGGCCCCCGACTCCCCCGACGTCTACCACCGGCGCTCCCGCGCCCCCGCTGGCGCAGATCCGTACATCTGGCCCCCGGGCTCAGTCCCGGCCACTTCCGCCCAACCTCAGGAGGACCACCATGGCGCACCCTGA